A window of the Lactuca sativa cultivar Salinas chromosome 7, Lsat_Salinas_v11, whole genome shotgun sequence genome harbors these coding sequences:
- the LOC111892669 gene encoding late embryogenesis abundant protein 14, whose protein sequence is MAAMHFTRTGIFNISKANIPRLTSLSFTNKASRVCFTSASKHSQGKHASEETNNGYNADETVGYYGGKSSDMGRDPKDKMKEGKERMKEGAGEMKDESMDSMKGKATEMKDKANDMAGKAADRAGDMKEKAKEKSYEMKESAKETANKAADKAGEGKNKAADMAKAAKDKTMDAAGAVAEKTKQTVAGAWDAAKDTTQKIKETVVGTSSDDDDDWGHDRTGKGKGKVMGEDAVNLRRKAGNLDHEKKDY, encoded by the exons ATGGCGGCAATGCATTTCACAAGAACAGGAATCTTCAACATATCTAAAGCAAATATCCCTCGTTTAACGTCTCTTTCTTTTACTAACAAAGCCTCGAGGGTTTGCTTCACTTCTGCCTCCAAACATTCTCAG GGAAAACATGCAAGTGAAGAAACCAACAATGGGTATAACGCAGATGAAACAGTCGGCTACTATGGTGGCAAGTCATCGGATATGGGACGAGATCCAAAAGACAAAATGAAAGAAGGTAAAGAGAGAATGAAAGAAGGTGCCGGAGAAATGAAAGATGAATCCATGGATAGTATGAAAGGAAAGGCTACAGAAATGAAAGACAAAGCAAACGACATGGCAGGAAAAGCAGCAGACAGAGCAGGTGACATGAAAGAGAAGGCGAAAGAAAAGAGTTACGAAATGAAAGAAAGTGCTAAAGAGACTGCAAACAAGGCAGCAGATAAAGCTGGAGAAGGGAAGAACAAAGCTGCAGATATGGCGAAGGCTGCAAAGGACAAGACTATGGATGCTGCCGGAGCTGTGGCTGAGAAGACTAAGCAGACGGTGGCAGGAGCATGGGATGCAGCCAAAGATACGACACAGAAGATCAAGGAGACTGTTGTTGGGACATcatctgatgatgatgatgattgggGGCATGATCGTAcagggaaagggaaagggaaagtgATGGGCGAAGATGCTGTGAATCTAAGGAGGAAAGCTGGTAATCTTGATCATGAAAAGAAGGATTATTAA